From Synergistaceae bacterium:
AGAGGCGCACTCCTCGGCGGAGGAGCAGCCCTTCGTGACGACACCCCTCTCGACGGCCTCCGCGATCGTAGCCGGATTCCTGCTCCAGCCGGCTACATCTCTGACTCTTCCCGTCTCCACCAGCCGCCATGCAAGAGACCCGCCCAGCAGGCCGAGTCCGAAGACCGAGACGACGCTCTCCTTCAGGCTCTTCATTCTACTCGCACCCGGTACAACGAGCCTTGTGCCGTGATCCCGTGGTTTTCTCCTTCTCCGCGGGACACTCCTTCCAGAGCAGCACCACCACGTCCGCGAGCAGGAAACAGCCCATCACCGTCCAGAAGGGCCAGCCGGAGGGAACGAAAAGAAAGGTCGAGGTCCCGCCGCCGAGGGTGATCATCACCACGCTCCAGATCTTCAAGCGCCTTGTGATGCAGCGGCTCTCCTCCCAGCTGCACACCGTGTGTCCGAACTTCGGGTGGTCCCGAAGCCACCTGTGCATCTCCGGGGACGACTTGGCGAAGCAAGCGGCCGCGAGCAAAACGAACGGAACCGTCGGCATCACCGGAAGAAGAGTCCCGATTATCGCCAACAGGACGAAAAAATAGCCGAAATACCTCCACATGCTCACTGCGCACCACTAAATCAGGGGAATCCTGATCTCGGTTATGTTCTCGTCGGGCGGGGTCCGGCTGCAGTCGGTACGGTATATCTCCATGGAGAAAGACCCGGACGGCTCGCGTCCGCTCTTCGGAAGCCACTCGCCGTAGATGGCCCTGTAAGCGTCGTGCAGACCGGAGTAAGCCCCCTTGTAGACCACGACTGCGAACTCCCCGCCGGGAATTACCTGCGTGCTGATCCCCGCCTCCTCCTCGTAGTCGTCTCCGACCGCGACGCAGACGTCCATTCGCGTGTTGCCCGGCTCGGTCACGTCAGGGTCGTCGTAGCAGAGGGACAGGAAACATGAATCCGGTCCCATCCGGCTCGCAAGTCCCGGTGCCGCGCTCAGCCTGTTCCACGCCTCCGTGCTCTGTTCGTAAGGGCCTGTGTGGCGGATGAAGGCCACTCTCATGTCGCCGTGCTTCTCGATCTTCACGTCCATCTTGCTCATACCTCCTCCAAGTTCAGAAAATGGGAATTCGGAGCAGCGCTACCGCGGCAACACCCGTCAGCATCGCCAGCATCACGTTGCCGGTCTTCTTCGTGATGATCACGATGAAGACGGCGGCGACTATCCCCTGCCAGCCGGCGGCCAGCAAGCCCGGGAAGACCAGCGCGGCGAAGATAGTGCCAGGGAGCGCGTCCATCCCCTTCTTGAACACGCCGGTCTTGGGCAGCCTCTTGCCGAGGGCCAGCCCCAGGAAGCGGATCGAATAGACGAAAAAGGCGGAGAGCAGGACAACCGCGAGGGCTTGAGTGTTAGTCACGGTCAATCGACCTCCTTCATGAACGCGGCGGCCACTGAGCCCGCTATGCCGCCCAGCAGCACGTACCAAGCCCCGGGAAGATGCTTCCACGCGAGAAATGCCGTGCCCGCCGAAACGAGCCAAGGCAAGACATCTCTCTTTCCTCTCCACATGTTGACGGCAAGAGCGGTGAAGAGGGCGGTAAAGGCGTAGTCAAGCGCGTACTTCTCGGGGTTTTCCAGAGTGAATCCCAGGCTGTGACCCACCATGACGCTGAAGAACCAGAAGAGGCCGACGCAGACTCCACCTCCGACGAGATGGTCCACAGTCACCTCGCTCCTCCTCCACTCGGCCATCGTGACCGCCCAGTTCTCGTCTGTCACGAAGTGCACTCGCCACGCCCTGCCAAGCCATCCGATATGCTCCATCAACGGAGCGACAGCCGCGGTCAGCAGGAAGTATCTCACGTTGACCACCGCGGCGGCCACGGCCATCTGCCACACGGGAAAGCCTCCGTTCCACATACCCACGATCAGAGTCTGAGCCGAACCGGAAAAAATCGCCACGTTCATCAGGGCCAGAATGGGGAAGGAGACCCCCGTCTCGGCGCAGAGTACACCGAAGACCAGGCCGTAAGTCAGCACGCCCAGCCCCGCCGGGATAGACGCCTTGAATCCCTTGAAAAAATCTCCGTCTTTGTTGAAAACCAACACGCCACCTCCGGTTTTGCTCATTTTTCCATCCCTCTCCCGCCGCCGTCAAAACGGTAGCCCGCCCCGTGCACAGTGCGGAGGAAACGCGGATTCGAGGGGTCGTCCTCTATCTTCTGGCGCAGGTGCACGACGTGCTGATCGACGGTGCGAGTGGTTACGTCGCACTCGATCCCCCAGACCTCGTCTAGCAGCTCAGAGCGCGACAGCACCCTTCCCTCGCTGCCGGCCAGGCGGCGTAGCAGCGCGGCCTCCTTGGGGGTCAGAGGGAACTCAGAGTCCCCTTTCCGCCCGGTCATGCGGTCGAAGTCGACCTTGACATCGCCGAAGGAGAGTGTCGGCGCTCCATCCTTCCTGGGCGACCCTCGGGACAGAGCGCCCCTGCGCAGGGCGGACCGCACCCTGGCCAGCAGCTCCGCCATCCCGAAGGGCTTGACTATGTAGTCGTCCGCCCCGAGCTCAAGCCCCACGACCTTGTCCACCTCCCTGCCCTTCGCGGTGAGCATCAGCACGGGGGTATGCCGGTCCTGCAGGCGAATCTCTCTGCAGACGTCGTACCCGTTCATTCCAGGCATCATGACATCCAGCAATACGAGGTCGGGCTTCAGCTTGTGGTAAAGATCCAGCGCGGAGCGACCGTCGTCCGCTGTGGTCACACGATACCCCTCGCTCTCCAGGAGGTCGCGCACCCCCGTCTGGATGGCCGTGTCGTCCTCGGCCAGGAGAATCAGCTCTTTCATTCCACCACTCCTTGAGTCTTTTCGTCGTCGTGCAGAGGGACCGAGAGGGTAAAGGCGCTGCCTCCCCCGTCCCTGGGGGCGTAGGTCACGTCGCCGCCGTGCCGTCGCGCGATCGAGCGAGCGATGAACAGGCCCAGCCCCGCGCCGCTGCTGGAAGCGGCAAGCGAATCGTCCCCTCTGAAGAACTCCTGGAAGATGCTCCCCTGCTGCGAGGGGGCCACCCCGGAACCCCTGTCGAGGACCGCAACGACCGCGCATCCTCGCTCCGTTCGGCATTCGACCCTTATCTCACGTCCGTCCGTCGAGTACTTCTCCGCATTCGACAGCAGGTTCATGAGCACCTGCCTGAGCGCGCCCGGGTCGCCCGCCACCGGGGCCGGTCCCTCCGAGCCGAAGAAGCAATCAAAGCCGTTCCTCGACAGGCCCGGCATCATCTGCGAGAGGGTCTCCCTCGCAAGCTCGGCGAGGTCCAGTGGCTCCGCGGAAGTCTCGCGGCCCCTTTTGCCGTCGCGCGAGAAGGAGAGGACATTCTCGACCAGCCGGGAGAGTCGCTCCGCCTCGGACACCATCGTCCGCAGGTACTCCCTGCGCCTCTCCTCGTCTTTCTGTCTTCCGGAGAGCAGCATCTCGGCGAACAGCCTTATGGACGTGAGGGGTGTCTTAAGCTCATGAGAGACGTTCGCTACAAAGGTGGTCTTCTTTCGGGCGAGGCGGATCTCCGACGTCAGCGCCCACAGCAGGGCCGCGCCCCCGACGGCTATCACGAGGAAGAGCGCCCCGACCAGCATCCACACGGCGCGCGCGGCCGACCTGGCCCTGCTGGCCGCCTCGTACGGGTCGGCGAGCCACACGCCGACCTCCCACCCGGGAAGAGCGGGGGTTATCTCCATGGCCACGTAAGGGACACGCCAGTCGGGCGGCTCGCCCAGGGCCGGGACGACCAGGGGCTCGCCCATCTCGTCCAGGACGGTCAGGACGCGTGTCTCGTTCATTATCGCCGGCAAGATCTCTAGGATTCTGTCCTTGAGCGAATAGCAGTCCACCAGGAAGCCCGCTATCGTGCCGTCGGTTCGCTCGCTCCAGAAGAGCAGCTCCATCCCCCCCTCCAAGAGTCTGGGCAGCATGCCGGCATACGCCTCGTCGCGGACCTCGGCGAAGCTCCTGCCTCTCGCCACCGTCCGCGACGCCCCGATCGAATCCTCGCGGGCCGATGGCGCAAGGGTCGTCGGGTCTACGTTCCTTCGAAGCAGCTCGAAGCCCTCCCGCTCGGCCTTTTTCAAGACCTCCTCGCGCAGTGCCGAATCAACCGCGATCAGGCTCTCAGCCATCTGTCTCTCGACCCCCGGCGAGGGTCTCCCGGAGGGCGGAGGCGCAAAGGATGGCGCCATGGCCTTCTGCTCGGGGGCGGGGCTCGGCATGTCTACGCGTGCATCACCGGCCGGCCTTTCGCCCGAATGATAAAGCTCCCTTCTGTAGACCCCTGCTATGCTGTCATAGAATGCGATCTCGTCCTGCTCTCGCAGGAACGGGCCGAACGAGGAGAGCAGCCTGTCGCCAGCATGGTTGGACTCGGGGACGAAAAGCCGGTCGCCCACGAGCAGGAAGGGGCACTCCGCTAGTGAGCCGCCGCCCTTCCACCTGTTGAAAAGGGACGGATTGGAGGGGATCTCCGACGCCTCTCCGACCAGCTCCTCCTCCACCGTCCCCATGAGATCGGCAATGCGCCCGACCGCTAGGTTCACCTCCGACATCAGGGCGTCCTCGAGGCGCTTCTCTATATGCAGAGCCTCCCGGTCCGCCGCTCGCAGCGCGAGCATGCTCAAAGCCACGCTCGGCAGGAGGACCGCTGACAGAAAGAGCAGGACAAGCGACATCGAGGTCGAAAGCCTTGCAAACCCCTTTTTCTCCCCTGTCATCGTCATCACCCCCGCCTACGGACGGAGACCGGGGGTAACAGCCCGGCCTCCGTCGATGCCCTAGTGTATCGAGTATACCAGCTACGACTTGCGGACAGCTAGTCCTCGTCGTCGTATTCGTCCTCGTATTCGTCCTCGTCGGAGTCGGTCGTAACAATCGCGGACTGCTGGCTCTTCAACATATAGGCCTCGTTCAGGACGGTCTTCCTATCCACGTTGGAGAGCCCTCCCTCCGAGATCAGGCTGTCCGCCAGCTCGTCGAAGGCAGCCGACTCCATCTCCATCGCAGGGGCGGAGCTTCCCATCATGGGGGCAAGCATCCTGAGCTGCCTGGTCCTCTCACCGAGCATCTTGGCCGCCTCCTCCGCCCTTCCCTCGTCGGCCAGTCGAACGGCCTCCTCCCGTATCTCGGCGTTCCTCGCCAGGGCCGCCTGCGAGGCTATCTCCTGGCGACGGTTCTTCTCCACCTCGTCCTCGTCCTCCGTGAAAGCGAGGGTCAGGGGAGACTTCTTGACTATCTTCTCGCCGCTCTCCGGGTCGACGTACTCCAGCTCCACCTCGGCCGCCTCCAAAGTCGTCCCCGGCTCGCCCCCGGGAAGCTCCAGCTCGACCAGCGCGTACTTCTCCGTGCTGTAGAGATTATCAATGGAGACCTCTATCACCCCGTCCTCCGCCCTGCCGGTGCGCCCCACCGCTCGCTCCGGACGTGCGCCCCCCAGTCCGCGGACCTTCACCCGAACCTTCCTGGCGGTCAGGGTCACCGCGTCCTCCATGTCGCGCGCGAAGATGTCCTTCAGCATCCTCGACGTCCGGGCGAAGTAGGCGTTTCCACCGCTCTCCGCCGCGAGCGCGGTCATCAGGTCCTCGTGGTAGTCGAGCCCCAGGCCTATGGTGGTTATGGTCATCTCCGTGCGGGCGAGCTTTCTTCCGAGGGCCGCCAACTCCCTCGTGGTTGAAGGGCCGACATTGGCCACCCCGTCGGAGAGCATGACTATCCTTGGGATGAAACCCTCCTTCACGAACGGCTCCAGCTGCTTGGCACCGAGAACAACACCATCGTAGAGAGCTGTCATGCCGCTCGGCTTGATCCTCTTTATTCCAAGGGCAAAGACCGGCTCCTTGTTCCCCTTCCCGACGGGTCGGGCCCTGACCGCGACCCGAGCCTTCTCGTCGTAGACCACCACCGCCGCGATGTCGTTCGCGTCGAGTATCTTAAGGGCCTCCAGCGCCCCGAGCTTAGCGTAATCCATCTTCTCCTCCGAGGCCATGGAACCGGACTTGTCAAGGACGAGGGCGACCGCCAGCGGCGCGCGGGTCTCTCGCTCGCGCCTCTCCGGCTTCACCAGCACGCGGACCGTGATCCTGCTTCCCTCTCCGGCCTTCACAACAGGCGTGTCCGCGCCGACCTCGAGCGTCACTCCTCCCGAATCGGCCCATGCCGCCGTGCCGAACGAGATCATCAGCACAAGGAGCAACCCCGCCAAAGACTTGATGCAGCAGTTTCTTTTAGTCATCATAACTACCACCTCCTGCGGAAAAGTATGCCACTCATCCCCGAAAATGATGTCAGACCGGCGTCAAGGCAGTGTAAAAAATTTGTAAAAAACGCGAAGGAGATATCGTGCCGCCGGATCGACGCAGGATGAGCAAACTCGTATTGCGCAAATCGCCCACTTTTGCTAGAGTATCATGCAAGTGACAATTCATCCTTTTTTCCGACAGGAAGAATTCGAGGGGAGGGATTGCGTCATCTGCCATAGATCCGATTGAACATGCGGATTTCAAGCCGCGTCGCGGGGACGGGGTTTTTCGCGCGTCGCGGTCGGGAGTGGTTCCAACTGAACAGAAACGGAGGTATTGCAAATGATCGCTCGCTTTATGAACGCCCGCGCCGGGAGGACCTCCTTGGCCGCCTTGGTCTGCGGCTTTCTGCTCGTGCTCGGCCTTGCGACCGCTGCCGCGGCCGAGCCAACGCTCCTCGAGATGTTCGAGATAATCAAGAACAAGGAGTTCGTCGACCTGACTCACACTTTCGACCAGGATATACCTCACTGGCCCGGCTTTCCCGAGGAGAAGAGGGAGACCATCTACTGGTACGACAAGGGGGTCGGCACAATGGGTCACGGATTCTTCGCCCAGGTGTTCTGCCACGTGGGCCAGTGGGGGACCCACGTCGACGCCCCGGCTCACTTCGTCCAGGGCAAGAGGACGCTCGACCAGATAGACGTCAAGGAGATGTTCCTAGAACTAGTGGTCATCGACGTCCACGAGAAGGTGGAGAAGGATCGGGACTACATGCTGACGCTGGAGGACGTGAAGGACTGGGAGAAGAAGTACGGCCCGGTGCCGGAGGGATCCTTCGTGGCGATGAGGACCGACTGGTCGAAGAGATGGCCCGACAAATCCCGCATGCAGGAGGCCGACGAGGATGGGGT
This genomic window contains:
- a CDS encoding DUF454 domain-containing protein, whose amino-acid sequence is MSMWRYFGYFFVLLAIIGTLLPVMPTVPFVLLAAACFAKSSPEMHRWLRDHPKFGHTVCSWEESRCITRRLKIWSVVMITLGGGTSTFLFVPSGWPFWTVMGCFLLADVVVLLWKECPAEKEKTTGSRHKARCTGCE
- a CDS encoding GyrI-like domain-containing protein; the protein is MSKMDVKIEKHGDMRVAFIRHTGPYEQSTEAWNRLSAAPGLASRMGPDSCFLSLCYDDPDVTEPGNTRMDVCVAVGDDYEEEAGISTQVIPGGEFAVVVYKGAYSGLHDAYRAIYGEWLPKSGREPSGSFSMEIYRTDCSRTPPDENITEIRIPLI
- a CDS encoding AzlD domain-containing protein, encoding MTNTQALAVVLLSAFFVYSIRFLGLALGKRLPKTGVFKKGMDALPGTIFAALVFPGLLAAGWQGIVAAVFIVIITKKTGNVMLAMLTGVAAVALLRIPIF
- a CDS encoding branched-chain amino acid ABC transporter permease translates to MVFNKDGDFFKGFKASIPAGLGVLTYGLVFGVLCAETGVSFPILALMNVAIFSGSAQTLIVGMWNGGFPVWQMAVAAAVVNVRYFLLTAAVAPLMEHIGWLGRAWRVHFVTDENWAVTMAEWRRSEVTVDHLVGGGVCVGLFWFFSVMVGHSLGFTLENPEKYALDYAFTALFTALAVNMWRGKRDVLPWLVSAGTAFLAWKHLPGAWYVLLGGIAGSVAAAFMKEVD
- a CDS encoding response regulator transcription factor, with amino-acid sequence MKELILLAEDDTAIQTGVRDLLESEGYRVTTADDGRSALDLYHKLKPDLVLLDVMMPGMNGYDVCREIRLQDRHTPVLMLTAKGREVDKVVGLELGADDYIVKPFGMAELLARVRSALRRGALSRGSPRKDGAPTLSFGDVKVDFDRMTGRKGDSEFPLTPKEAALLRRLAGSEGRVLSRSELLDEVWGIECDVTTRTVDQHVVHLRQKIEDDPSNPRFLRTVHGAGYRFDGGGRGMEK
- a CDS encoding HAMP domain-containing histidine kinase, with translation MTGEKKGFARLSTSMSLVLLFLSAVLLPSVALSMLALRAADREALHIEKRLEDALMSEVNLAVGRIADLMGTVEEELVGEASEIPSNPSLFNRWKGGGSLAECPFLLVGDRLFVPESNHAGDRLLSSFGPFLREQDEIAFYDSIAGVYRRELYHSGERPAGDARVDMPSPAPEQKAMAPSFAPPPSGRPSPGVERQMAESLIAVDSALREEVLKKAEREGFELLRRNVDPTTLAPSAREDSIGASRTVARGRSFAEVRDEAYAGMLPRLLEGGMELLFWSERTDGTIAGFLVDCYSLKDRILEILPAIMNETRVLTVLDEMGEPLVVPALGEPPDWRVPYVAMEITPALPGWEVGVWLADPYEAASRARSAARAVWMLVGALFLVIAVGGAALLWALTSEIRLARKKTTFVANVSHELKTPLTSIRLFAEMLLSGRQKDEERRREYLRTMVSEAERLSRLVENVLSFSRDGKRGRETSAEPLDLAELARETLSQMMPGLSRNGFDCFFGSEGPAPVAGDPGALRQVLMNLLSNAEKYSTDGREIRVECRTERGCAVVAVLDRGSGVAPSQQGSIFQEFFRGDDSLAASSSGAGLGLFIARSIARRHGGDVTYAPRDGGGSAFTLSVPLHDDEKTQGVVE
- a CDS encoding VWA domain-containing protein, producing MMTKRNCCIKSLAGLLLVLMISFGTAAWADSGGVTLEVGADTPVVKAGEGSRITVRVLVKPERRERETRAPLAVALVLDKSGSMASEEKMDYAKLGALEALKILDANDIAAVVVYDEKARVAVRARPVGKGNKEPVFALGIKRIKPSGMTALYDGVVLGAKQLEPFVKEGFIPRIVMLSDGVANVGPSTTRELAALGRKLARTEMTITTIGLGLDYHEDLMTALAAESGGNAYFARTSRMLKDIFARDMEDAVTLTARKVRVKVRGLGGARPERAVGRTGRAEDGVIEVSIDNLYSTEKYALVELELPGGEPGTTLEAAEVELEYVDPESGEKIVKKSPLTLAFTEDEDEVEKNRRQEIASQAALARNAEIREEAVRLADEGRAEEAAKMLGERTRQLRMLAPMMGSSAPAMEMESAAFDELADSLISEGGLSNVDRKTVLNEAYMLKSQQSAIVTTDSDEDEYEDEYDDED
- a CDS encoding cyclase family protein, coding for MNARAGRTSLAALVCGFLLVLGLATAAAAEPTLLEMFEIIKNKEFVDLTHTFDQDIPHWPGFPEEKRETIYWYDKGVGTMGHGFFAQVFCHVGQWGTHVDAPAHFVQGKRTLDQIDVKEMFLELVVIDVHEKVEKDRDYMLTLEDVKDWEKKYGPVPEGSFVAMRTDWSKRWPDKSRMQEADEDGVIHYPGWGLEAMKYLFEERNITACGHEPTDTDPGVLTSKGDYTCEFYVLAQDKYQVELMANLDKVPEHGALVIVAFPKPYFGSGFPARVFAILP